A single Altererythrobacter sp. BO-6 DNA region contains:
- the gltX gene encoding glutamate--tRNA ligase codes for MTITRFAPSPTGRLHVGNIRTALHNWMLAKKLGGRFMLRIDDTDAERSREEYVEAIRADLAWLGITPDGEERQSARLEHYEAAFAALKAAGRVYPCFETAQELDLKRKVLLGRGLPPIYDRGALQLTEAERAAKEAEGIAPHWRFKLDHDEPIAWEDGIRGPQKFDPAQLSDPVIRRADGSWLYMLPSAVDDVEMGVTNVLRGEDHVSNTAVQIQMFTAMGAKPPVFAHEALLVGKEGKLSKRLGSLGCDAFRDKGIEPEALVALLARLGTSLPVEPIADRGTLIDSFDLATFGRAPAKFEDAELERINTAIVHQMDFASVQHRLPQGIDEAGWHAIRPNLATVHDANEWWRLVTGPIDRVEFSGEDRAYLAEAAQALQWSEDPWHALTSTLKESTGRKGKPLFLPLRQALTGMDHGPDMAELLPLIGEAEARARLERAAHG; via the coding sequence ATGACCATCACCCGTTTCGCGCCGTCCCCCACCGGCCGCCTGCACGTCGGCAACATCCGCACCGCGCTCCACAACTGGATGCTCGCCAAGAAACTTGGCGGGCGCTTCATGCTGCGCATCGATGACACCGATGCCGAACGCAGCCGCGAGGAATATGTCGAGGCTATCCGCGCCGATCTCGCCTGGCTGGGCATCACACCGGACGGCGAGGAACGCCAGTCTGCGCGGCTGGAGCATTACGAGGCAGCCTTCGCCGCGCTCAAGGCGGCCGGGCGCGTCTATCCCTGTTTTGAGACCGCGCAGGAGCTCGATCTGAAGCGCAAGGTGCTGCTCGGCCGCGGACTGCCGCCGATCTACGATCGCGGGGCACTGCAACTGACCGAAGCCGAGCGCGCAGCCAAGGAAGCCGAAGGCATCGCACCGCACTGGCGTTTCAAGCTCGACCATGACGAACCGATCGCGTGGGAAGACGGGATTCGTGGGCCACAGAAATTCGATCCCGCGCAGCTTTCCGATCCGGTGATCCGCCGCGCGGACGGTAGCTGGCTCTATATGCTTCCCAGCGCGGTCGACGATGTCGAAATGGGCGTGACAAATGTTCTGCGCGGCGAAGACCATGTCTCGAACACCGCCGTGCAGATCCAGATGTTCACGGCCATGGGTGCCAAGCCGCCTGTCTTCGCCCACGAGGCGCTGCTGGTTGGCAAGGAAGGCAAACTGTCGAAACGGCTCGGCTCGCTCGGCTGCGACGCCTTCCGCGACAAGGGCATCGAGCCGGAAGCGCTCGTCGCCTTGCTCGCGCGGCTTGGCACGTCGCTGCCGGTGGAACCGATTGCGGATCGCGGCACACTGATCGATAGCTTCGATCTTGCGACCTTCGGCCGCGCTCCGGCGAAGTTCGAAGATGCCGAGCTTGAACGGATCAACACCGCCATCGTCCACCAGATGGATTTCGCCAGCGTGCAGCACCGCTTGCCGCAGGGTATCGACGAGGCCGGCTGGCATGCGATCCGGCCGAACCTGGCGACGGTGCACGACGCCAATGAGTGGTGGCGGCTGGTCACCGGCCCGATCGACCGGGTCGAATTCTCGGGTGAGGATCGCGCCTATTTGGCTGAGGCGGCGCAGGCACTGCAGTGGAGCGAAGACCCCTGGCACGCCCTTACTTCGACCTTGAAGGAAAGCACCGGCCGCAAGGGCAAGCCGCTGTTCCTGCCGTTGCGCCAGGCGCTGACGGGCATGGACCATGGTCCGGACATGGCGGAATTGCTGCCGCTGATCGGCGAGGCCGAGGCGCGCGCGCGGCTGGAGCGGGCGGCACACGGCTGA
- the pyk gene encoding pyruvate kinase → MSKPANNRLNPPKFMPRDRKVKILATIGPASRSPDMLRRLLKAGADAFRVNMSHGEHAVHGETIAAIRALEKEFNRPIAILADLQGPKLRVGTFRDGQAVIRHSGHFTLDRNSEPGDENRVCLPHPELFGILEKGQRLLINDGKIRLKVIKARDDEILCSAEVGGVISDRKGVNVPDAEVPIPALTEKDRRDLAFAVEQGVDWIGLSFVQRPEDLAEARKLMTPGIGLCAKIEKPMAVRRLAEIIEMSDGIMVARGDLGVELEPQEVPPLQKKIVNAARTAGKPVIVATQMLESMIESPTPTRAEVSDVANAVYDGADAVMLSAETAAGEWPEEAVTMMDKIAVQVERSDDYRGRVRFLETPPDATTADALAHACMTISDTVAISAITVFTSSGSTARRVARERPDTPMLVLTPSIKTSRRVALLWGAHAVHTKDIGSFEEMIAKGKRMALRHGFGKAGSKLIALAGVPFGTPGATNLLHVVTLTGDELDRHGG, encoded by the coding sequence ATGTCCAAGCCCGCAAACAACCGGCTCAATCCGCCCAAATTCATGCCACGGGACCGGAAGGTCAAGATCCTCGCCACTATCGGCCCCGCCAGCCGTTCGCCCGACATGCTGCGCCGCCTGCTCAAGGCCGGGGCTGACGCTTTCCGCGTCAACATGAGCCATGGCGAGCATGCGGTTCACGGCGAAACCATCGCCGCGATCCGCGCGCTGGAAAAGGAATTCAACCGCCCGATCGCGATCCTCGCAGACCTGCAGGGCCCGAAATTGCGGGTCGGCACCTTCAGGGACGGGCAGGCGGTCATCCGCCATTCGGGGCATTTCACGCTTGATCGCAACTCGGAGCCGGGCGACGAGAACCGCGTGTGCCTGCCGCATCCGGAGCTGTTCGGCATCCTTGAGAAAGGCCAGCGGCTGCTGATCAACGACGGCAAGATTCGCCTGAAGGTGATCAAGGCCCGTGATGACGAGATCCTGTGCTCGGCTGAAGTCGGCGGAGTCATTTCCGACCGCAAGGGCGTGAACGTGCCCGATGCCGAAGTGCCGATCCCGGCGCTGACCGAAAAGGACCGCAGGGACCTGGCCTTCGCGGTCGAACAGGGCGTCGACTGGATCGGCCTCAGCTTCGTGCAGCGCCCGGAAGACCTGGCCGAAGCGCGCAAGCTGATGACGCCGGGGATCGGCCTGTGCGCCAAAATCGAGAAGCCGATGGCGGTGCGCCGCTTGGCTGAAATCATCGAGATGTCCGACGGGATCATGGTTGCGCGCGGCGATCTGGGCGTGGAGCTGGAGCCGCAGGAAGTTCCGCCGCTGCAGAAAAAGATCGTCAATGCCGCGCGCACCGCAGGCAAGCCGGTGATCGTGGCGACGCAAATGCTGGAATCGATGATCGAAAGCCCGACCCCGACCCGCGCCGAAGTGTCCGACGTGGCCAATGCGGTTTATGACGGGGCGGACGCGGTCATGCTCTCAGCCGAAACCGCGGCAGGCGAATGGCCCGAAGAAGCTGTCACCATGATGGACAAGATCGCCGTCCAGGTGGAACGCAGTGACGATTACCGCGGCCGCGTGCGCTTCCTTGAAACGCCGCCTGACGCCACCACCGCCGATGCGCTGGCGCATGCCTGCATGACGATCTCCGACACGGTTGCGATCAGCGCGATCACCGTGTTTACCTCATCCGGCTCGACCGCGCGGCGCGTGGCGCGCGAGCGACCTGATACCCCGATGCTGGTCCTCACGCCCTCGATCAAGACTTCACGGCGCGTGGCGCTGCTATGGGGCGCGCATGCGGTCCACACCAAGGACATCGGCAGTTTTGAAGAGATGATCGCCAAGGGCAAGCGGATGGCGCTGCGCCATGGTTTCGGCAAGGCAGGCAGCAAGCTGATCGCGCTTGCGGGCGTACCCTTTGGCACGCCGGGGGCAACGAACCTGCTGCATGTGGTGACGCTGACCGGTGACGAGCTCGACCGGCACGGCGGTTAA
- a CDS encoding CPBP family glutamic-type intramembrane protease, with translation MTRETTSLPALANARAEWGNFLGFVKRPLLPERAMQPGPAGLRAILRMLALDLTLMLVLLSVAVLALAVGVDIPKTALAGVEIDLQLALAVVVLAPIGEEILFRWWLSGRPGAVLSTAFLIASLLGMQWVVTNAKTFEQLDPIFWIGVAGIVAAIAVIFLFRRHPPYRWFRAIFPLLFWLSTLAFASIHLLNFDEGNLAVLLPLVLPQFVLGAILGYLRVHYGLWSSITLHALHNGLILGLVALATVSAT, from the coding sequence ATGACGCGTGAAACCACAAGCCTTCCTGCGCTCGCCAATGCGCGCGCCGAATGGGGCAACTTCCTCGGTTTTGTCAAACGCCCGCTGCTTCCTGAGCGCGCCATGCAGCCGGGGCCAGCCGGACTACGTGCGATTTTGCGAATGCTGGCACTGGACCTGACGCTGATGCTGGTGCTGTTGTCGGTTGCAGTCCTCGCCCTTGCTGTAGGGGTGGACATTCCCAAGACTGCGCTGGCAGGTGTCGAGATCGATCTTCAGCTCGCGCTGGCGGTAGTGGTGTTGGCGCCGATCGGCGAGGAGATCTTGTTCCGCTGGTGGCTGTCCGGCAGGCCCGGCGCGGTCTTGAGCACGGCGTTCCTGATTGCCAGCCTGCTGGGCATGCAATGGGTCGTCACCAATGCCAAGACGTTCGAACAGCTCGACCCAATCTTCTGGATCGGGGTTGCAGGCATTGTTGCAGCGATCGCTGTCATTTTCCTGTTCCGCCGCCACCCGCCCTATCGCTGGTTCCGGGCGATCTTTCCGCTGCTGTTCTGGCTCAGCACGCTGGCCTTCGCATCAATCCACTTGCTCAACTTCGACGAAGGCAATCTGGCGGTCCTGCTGCCGCTGGTGCTGCCGCAATTCGTGCTCGGGGCGATCCTCGGTTACCTGCGCGTGCACTATGGCTTATGGTCGAGCATTACGCTGCATGCGCTGCACAACGGCTTGATCCTGGGGCTGGTGGCGCTGGCTACCGTGTCAGCCACCTAG
- the ruvC gene encoding crossover junction endodeoxyribonuclease RuvC: protein MIILGLDPSLSCTGWGLIRAEGSRIAHIANGEVKTDAKAPIAERLHHLHDAIRAVIGAHAPDRAAAEEIFVNKNPQSTLKLAQARGAVLAACAAGGLQVNEHAARLVKKSVVGTGGADKAQVQAMLKVLLPGAVIAGADAADALAVAIADAHLGSNP from the coding sequence CTGATCATCCTCGGCCTCGATCCTTCGCTCAGCTGCACCGGCTGGGGCCTGATCCGGGCAGAGGGTTCGCGGATCGCGCATATTGCCAATGGCGAAGTGAAGACCGATGCGAAGGCGCCAATCGCCGAGCGCCTGCATCATTTGCACGATGCGATCCGCGCCGTAATCGGCGCCCATGCGCCCGATCGCGCGGCGGCGGAGGAAATCTTCGTCAACAAGAACCCGCAATCGACGCTCAAGCTGGCGCAGGCACGCGGCGCAGTGCTGGCGGCCTGTGCGGCGGGCGGGTTGCAAGTCAACGAACACGCTGCGCGGCTGGTCAAGAAGTCGGTCGTCGGCACTGGCGGGGCGGACAAGGCGCAAGTGCAGGCGATGCTCAAGGTGCTGCTGCCGGGTGCCGTGATCGCGGGGGCAGACGCCGCTGACGCACTGGCCGTGGCTATCGCCGATGCGCATTTGGGTAGTAACCCTTGA
- a CDS encoding glycerophosphodiester phosphodiesterase family protein, which yields MALPAAAEPADMLVIAHRGASAERPEHTLAAYELAIERGADYIEPDLVVTKDLALVSRHENELSETTDVASREEFEDRRRDKTIDGQRVAGWFAEDFTLAELRTLRAKERIAAIRPANARYDGLYHVPTLAEIVKLVRAKEAETGRRIGLYPELKHPDFLLQEAGIDMVDLLLKELRDLGITDADPVYIQSFEVGVLQRLNQRSDFKLVQLVKPEDGPADEPSMRYADMVTPTGLEEVAKYADAIGAHIELILNPDGSPTSLVADARANGLDVHAWTLRPENVFLPAPLRSAGGDAARGNMAALKEMLRRAGVSGVFTDDPKGAR from the coding sequence ATGGCGCTTCCGGCTGCGGCAGAGCCAGCGGACATGCTGGTTATTGCGCATCGCGGGGCCAGTGCCGAACGGCCCGAGCACACGCTGGCGGCCTACGAACTCGCGATCGAACGCGGGGCCGATTACATCGAGCCGGACCTGGTCGTGACCAAGGATCTGGCGCTGGTCTCGCGCCACGAAAACGAGCTGTCGGAGACGACCGATGTCGCATCGCGCGAGGAATTCGAAGACCGGCGGCGCGACAAGACGATCGACGGCCAGCGCGTGGCCGGCTGGTTCGCGGAAGACTTTACGCTGGCCGAATTGCGCACACTGCGCGCGAAAGAGCGGATTGCGGCGATCCGCCCGGCCAATGCGCGCTATGACGGGCTTTACCACGTGCCAACCCTGGCGGAGATCGTGAAGCTGGTCCGGGCCAAGGAAGCGGAGACGGGGCGCCGGATCGGCCTCTACCCCGAGCTCAAGCATCCCGATTTCCTGCTGCAGGAAGCCGGGATCGACATGGTCGATCTGCTGCTGAAGGAATTGCGCGACCTGGGCATTACCGATGCCGATCCGGTCTACATCCAGAGTTTCGAGGTCGGGGTGCTCCAGCGCCTCAACCAGCGCAGTGATTTCAAGCTGGTGCAATTGGTCAAGCCCGAGGACGGCCCGGCTGACGAGCCGTCAATGCGCTATGCCGACATGGTCACCCCAACTGGCCTCGAGGAAGTCGCGAAATATGCCGACGCGATTGGCGCGCATATCGAATTGATCCTGAATCCGGATGGCTCGCCCACTTCGCTGGTCGCCGATGCCAGGGCGAACGGGCTGGATGTACACGCCTGGACGTTGCGACCGGAAAACGTGTTCCTGCCTGCGCCCTTGCGATCAGCGGGCGGCGATGCAGCGCGCGGCAATATGGCGGCGCTCAAGGAAATGCTCCGCCGCGCCGGTGTGAGCGGAGTCTTCACAGACGATCCGAAAGGCGCGCGTTAG
- a CDS encoding heavy metal-binding domain-containing protein encodes MAGPWKDARGIIVTTTPTIEGRPIQEYLGIVTGEVIVGANIFRDLFANIRDIVGGRSGSYERILAEARQQAIEELQAECGSRGGNAVVGVDLDYEVIGDTGSMLMVSASGTAVRI; translated from the coding sequence ATGGCCGGACCCTGGAAAGACGCGCGCGGGATCATCGTTACCACCACCCCCACCATCGAAGGGCGGCCGATCCAGGAATACCTTGGCATCGTGACCGGTGAAGTGATCGTGGGCGCGAACATCTTTCGCGACCTGTTCGCCAATATCCGCGACATCGTGGGCGGGCGTTCGGGCAGCTATGAGCGGATCCTGGCCGAAGCGCGCCAGCAGGCGATCGAAGAGCTGCAGGCCGAATGCGGTTCGCGCGGCGGTAATGCTGTGGTCGGCGTCGATCTCGATTACGAGGTGATCGGGGACACCGGGTCGATGCTGATGGTTTCGGCCAGCGGGACTGCGGTCAGGATCTGA
- a CDS encoding DNA-directed RNA polymerase subunit beta' codes for MAAKKPEGSVQPQEWIRRLRQSPYISGQHPVSARFIYSLRLVAIHRRAGRDPTAELATRLGSVAVAVKSLQLIEGLCRAWPEPINLNRFCCHALSHDEATISAMVDAAWRNRPGEFTDQLAGLMRPDRIDRLWSDAIELVASEAARA; via the coding sequence ATGGCAGCGAAGAAACCAGAAGGATCGGTCCAGCCGCAGGAATGGATCAGGCGGCTCAGGCAGTCACCTTACATCTCCGGCCAGCACCCGGTGTCCGCGCGTTTCATCTACTCGCTTCGCCTGGTTGCTATTCATCGCCGGGCCGGCAGGGACCCCACCGCGGAACTGGCGACGCGGCTTGGCAGCGTTGCAGTGGCGGTCAAGTCGCTGCAACTGATCGAAGGGCTGTGCAGGGCCTGGCCTGAACCGATCAACCTCAACCGCTTCTGCTGCCACGCGCTCAGCCATGACGAAGCCACAATCTCGGCGATGGTCGATGCAGCCTGGCGCAATCGCCCCGGCGAATTCACGGACCAGCTGGCTGGCCTGATGCGGCCCGACCGGATCGACCGCCTCTGGTCTGACGCGATCGAGCTGGTCGCGAGCGAGGCGGCGCGCGCCTGA
- a CDS encoding YebC/PmpR family DNA-binding transcriptional regulator, whose protein sequence is MAGHSKFKNIMHRKGAQDKKRSAMFSKLSREITVAAKMGMPDPDMNPRLRLAVNAAKAQSMPKDNIQRAIDKASMAGGEDYEEVRYEGYGPGGVALIVEALTDNRNRTATNVRTAFSKNGGNLGSEGSVSHGFERKGLIEYPASAGDEDTVLEAAIEAGADDVESSEDGHTIWTAADDLHAVASALEGTLGEAESVKLAWKPNITVEMDEAGASTLLKLVDTLDDDDDVQTVWGNYEISDEIMEKIG, encoded by the coding sequence ATGGCAGGCCATTCCAAATTCAAGAACATCATGCATCGCAAGGGCGCGCAGGACAAGAAGCGCTCGGCGATGTTCTCCAAGCTCTCGCGCGAGATCACCGTTGCGGCCAAGATGGGCATGCCCGATCCCGACATGAACCCGCGCCTGCGCCTGGCGGTCAACGCGGCCAAGGCGCAGTCGATGCCGAAGGACAATATCCAGCGCGCAATCGACAAGGCGAGCATGGCCGGCGGCGAGGATTATGAAGAGGTCCGCTACGAAGGCTACGGCCCGGGCGGCGTCGCGCTGATCGTTGAAGCGCTGACCGACAACCGCAACCGTACCGCCACCAACGTCCGCACCGCTTTCAGCAAGAACGGCGGCAACCTTGGCAGCGAAGGCTCCGTCAGCCACGGGTTCGAACGCAAGGGCCTGATCGAATATCCGGCGAGCGCGGGCGACGAGGATACGGTGCTCGAAGCCGCGATCGAAGCCGGCGCAGACGATGTCGAAAGCAGCGAGGACGGGCACACGATCTGGACCGCAGCAGACGATCTGCATGCCGTCGCCAGCGCGCTTGAAGGCACGCTGGGCGAGGCAGAAAGCGTCAAACTGGCGTGGAAGCCGAACATCACCGTCGAGATGGATGAAGCGGGCGCGAGCACGCTGCTCAAACTGGTCGATACGCTGGACGACGATGACGACGTCCAGACCGTGTGGGGCAATTACGAGATCAGCGACGAGATCATGGAGAAGATAGGCTGA
- a CDS encoding PilZ domain-containing protein, protein MERRQSDRFKANYTAEVRYRSGRKLVLPVLDISLGGCMVDAGAWSIRPGELLSVKLPGLGFQPAELVWIEDQRAGIVFEEPLYEPTLEHLAALAA, encoded by the coding sequence ATGGAGCGCAGGCAAAGTGATCGGTTCAAGGCAAACTATACGGCAGAGGTGCGTTATCGCTCTGGCCGCAAGCTTGTGTTGCCGGTGCTCGACATCAGTTTGGGCGGCTGCATGGTCGATGCCGGGGCGTGGTCGATCCGCCCGGGTGAACTGCTTTCAGTGAAGCTGCCTGGCCTGGGTTTCCAGCCGGCCGAGTTGGTCTGGATCGAGGACCAGCGCGCCGGGATCGTGTTCGAGGAACCGCTGTACGAGCCCACGCTGGAGCATCTGGCCGCTCTCGCGGCTTAA
- a CDS encoding DUF2312 domain-containing protein translates to MAEATDDRLRLLIERIERLEEEKKGIADDIRDVYAEAKAVGYDTKIMRQIVRLRKMKPDDRAEMEMVLDTYKAALGLA, encoded by the coding sequence ATGGCTGAAGCCACCGACGACCGCCTGCGCCTGCTGATCGAGCGCATCGAACGCCTCGAAGAAGAAAAGAAGGGCATCGCCGACGACATCCGCGACGTCTATGCCGAAGCCAAGGCGGTCGGCTATGACACCAAGATCATGCGCCAGATCGTCCGCCTCAGGAAGATGAAGCCTGACGACCGCGCGGAAATGGAAATGGTGCTGGACACCTACAAGGCAGCGCTCGGCCTGGCATGA
- a CDS encoding alpha/beta hydrolase codes for MLVGDVGGPEDAPLVLLMHGGGQTRHSWAGAMRSLVGAGYRVVNLDARGHGESEWSPTRAYTIHDRIKDIHAVVDGCGTPYALVGASMGGLSSIHAVGEGLSPSAIILVDIVPDMEPKGVERIVGFMIAHHGGFASLEEAADAVAAYYPERPRPKDPGGLMKNLRRRDDGRLYWHWDPVMFGVEDPSAFHEPLQRSTLTLGERPEVPVLVVRGKLSDIVSDASIASFQAKVPHAETVDVSGAGHMVAGDKNDAFNAAVIGFLARHMPLGG; via the coding sequence GTGCTGGTCGGCGATGTCGGCGGGCCGGAAGACGCTCCGCTTGTCCTGCTGATGCACGGCGGAGGACAGACGCGCCACAGCTGGGCAGGGGCGATGCGATCGCTGGTCGGCGCGGGCTACCGCGTCGTCAATCTTGATGCGCGCGGGCATGGGGAAAGCGAGTGGTCGCCGACCCGCGCCTATACGATCCATGACCGGATCAAGGATATTCATGCGGTGGTGGACGGCTGCGGCACACCCTATGCGCTGGTCGGCGCCTCGATGGGCGGGCTATCCTCGATTCACGCAGTGGGCGAGGGTCTTTCCCCTTCGGCGATAATTTTGGTCGATATCGTCCCAGACATGGAGCCCAAGGGGGTGGAGCGGATCGTCGGCTTCATGATCGCGCATCATGGCGGTTTTGCGAGCCTTGAAGAAGCGGCCGATGCGGTCGCGGCCTATTACCCCGAACGCCCGCGCCCGAAGGACCCCGGTGGGCTGATGAAGAACCTGCGGCGGCGCGACGACGGACGGCTTTACTGGCACTGGGACCCGGTGATGTTCGGGGTTGAAGACCCCAGCGCATTCCACGAACCCCTGCAACGCTCGACGCTGACGCTGGGCGAACGGCCTGAGGTACCGGTGCTGGTGGTGCGCGGCAAACTCAGCGATATCGTGTCGGATGCCAGCATCGCGTCGTTCCAGGCAAAGGTGCCGCATGCGGAAACAGTCGATGTCAGCGGCGCGGGTCATATGGTGGCGGGCGATAAGAACGATGCTTTCAACGCAGCGGTGATCGGCTTCCTCGCCCGGCACATGCCGCTAGGTGGCTGA
- a CDS encoding arsenate reductase, giving the protein MIHLYGIPNCDTVKKARSWLEARGLEYIFHDYKKEGADPARVANWVEAKGLDLVLNRRGTTFRKLSDADKAAIGSGGAVSVMVQQPSLIKRPVAEHDGGILVGFKQAEWEAVL; this is encoded by the coding sequence GTGATCCACCTTTACGGCATTCCCAACTGCGACACGGTCAAGAAGGCGCGCAGCTGGCTGGAGGCGAGGGGCCTCGAATACATCTTTCATGACTACAAAAAGGAAGGTGCCGATCCTGCGCGAGTGGCCAACTGGGTGGAAGCCAAGGGCCTAGACCTGGTCCTGAACCGGCGCGGCACCACCTTCCGCAAGCTGAGCGATGCGGACAAGGCGGCCATCGGTTCCGGCGGCGCTGTGTCCGTGATGGTTCAGCAGCCTTCGCTGATCAAGCGCCCGGTGGCCGAACATGACGGGGGGATTCTGGTGGGGTTCAAGCAAGCCGAGTGGGAAGCAGTCCTTTAA
- a CDS encoding N-acetyltransferase, with translation MLAVKRLATGDIAAFRAMNALFAEVFAMEREYLGAPPDDTYVARWLADPRNIAIVAESRGETIGALAGYKWPKFEQARSELYIYDLAVRESDRRRGIATALIEEMRRIAREVGAWTVIVQADVFEEDEPARALYRKYAFEEIMAHHFDIRP, from the coding sequence GTGCTGGCCGTCAAACGGCTGGCTACTGGCGATATCGCCGCATTCCGGGCGATGAACGCGCTGTTTGCCGAGGTATTCGCGATGGAACGGGAGTATCTCGGTGCCCCGCCTGACGATACCTATGTTGCGCGCTGGCTCGCCGATCCTCGCAACATTGCGATCGTGGCCGAAAGCCGTGGCGAGACCATCGGTGCGCTCGCCGGATATAAATGGCCTAAATTTGAGCAGGCGCGCAGCGAGCTCTATATCTACGATCTGGCGGTGCGTGAGAGCGACCGGCGCCGGGGTATTGCCACTGCACTGATCGAGGAGATGCGGCGCATTGCGCGCGAGGTGGGCGCCTGGACAGTGATCGTGCAAGCGGATGTGTTCGAGGAGGACGAGCCCGCGCGTGCGCTCTATCGCAAATACGCCTTCGAAGAGATCATGGCGCATCATTTCGACATCCGGCCCTGA
- a CDS encoding DUF1244 domain-containing protein, which produces MDTNSGDALDQLDDAVAAAAFRRLVRHLRHRHDAQNIELMGLAGFCRNCLADWIRDAGYAGDKEAARELIHGMPTAEWKATRQKPATDEQLAAMAASIAKNA; this is translated from the coding sequence ATGGATACGAATTCAGGTGATGCGCTGGATCAGCTAGACGACGCTGTGGCAGCAGCCGCCTTCCGCCGGCTGGTGCGGCATTTGCGCCACCGTCACGATGCGCAGAACATCGAGCTGATGGGGCTGGCGGGGTTTTGCCGCAACTGCCTGGCGGACTGGATCCGCGATGCCGGATACGCCGGTGACAAGGAGGCTGCGCGTGAACTGATCCATGGCATGCCGACGGCAGAGTGGAAGGCAACGCGCCAGAAACCCGCTACCGATGAGCAGCTGGCGGCGATGGCAGCGAGCATCGCGAAAAACGCATGA
- the ubiG gene encoding bifunctional 2-polyprenyl-6-hydroxyphenol methylase/3-demethylubiquinol 3-O-methyltransferase UbiG, with product MAKANVTNVTIRPEEAAHFSSLAREWWNAKGPMASLHQVNPVRLAFLREAVDLHWGGDIRAARPLAGKSALDVGCGAGLVCEPMARLGANVTGVDASVENVGVAVAHAQAAGLDIRYLAGELAHLDLGTFDLVTSFEVVEHVADKRAFLGQIAASLAPGGLLVMSTPNRTAASRLLLVEAAERVGYVPRGTHHWEDFVTPEEVGDLLAEAGMTMGTPRGIAWRPGKGLHLSDTDLSLNYIFTATRAQA from the coding sequence ATGGCAAAGGCAAATGTCACAAATGTAACCATCCGCCCAGAGGAAGCGGCACATTTTTCCTCGCTCGCGCGCGAGTGGTGGAATGCGAAGGGGCCGATGGCCTCGCTGCACCAGGTCAATCCGGTGCGCCTCGCCTTCCTGCGCGAAGCGGTCGACCTGCACTGGGGCGGCGATATCCGCGCCGCGCGGCCGCTGGCGGGCAAGAGCGCGCTCGACGTTGGCTGCGGCGCGGGGCTGGTGTGCGAACCGATGGCGCGACTGGGCGCGAATGTAACAGGAGTTGACGCGTCGGTAGAGAATGTGGGCGTTGCTGTAGCGCATGCGCAGGCAGCGGGGCTCGATATCCGCTATTTGGCGGGCGAGTTGGCGCACCTGGATCTCGGCACCTTCGACCTGGTCACTTCGTTTGAAGTGGTGGAGCATGTCGCCGACAAGCGCGCGTTCCTTGGACAGATTGCGGCAAGCCTCGCGCCCGGCGGCCTGCTGGTGATGTCGACCCCCAACCGCACCGCCGCAAGCCGCCTGTTGCTGGTCGAGGCAGCCGAGCGCGTCGGCTACGTCCCGCGCGGCACGCACCATTGGGAAGATTTCGTCACGCCCGAGGAAGTGGGTGACCTGCTGGCCGAAGCGGGCATGACCATGGGTACCCCGCGTGGCATCGCCTGGCGCCCGGGCAAGGGGCTGCACTTATCGGACACTGACCTTTCGCTGAACTACATCTTCACCGCGACCCGCGCGCAAGCCTAA